In a genomic window of Telopea speciosissima isolate NSW1024214 ecotype Mountain lineage chromosome 5, Tspe_v1, whole genome shotgun sequence:
- the LOC122663157 gene encoding probable nucleoredoxin 3, whose protein sequence is MAGGENQAEYVNGSSITSSILAAEGVEFLESSEGKVPLSSLDQKTICLFFSANWCRPCRAFIPQLVKLYNTLRNTDRNLEIIFVSFDRDENGFREHSKLMPWLAVPFDINICRRLRNHYHVVRIPSLIPLYSNGEPVEGDAVQLIEDYGIDAFPFRRERREELMAMDKMKRQGGKLDDLLVNGSRDYVVSGDGRKVLVSELVGKTIGLYFGAHWCPPCRAFTIQLKEAYNELKISQNRTFEIIFISTDRDQEEFNLHITSMPWLAIPYNDKTQQDLCRIFDIKGIPALVLLGPDGKTLSTNGRALISSYGAKAFPFTESRRVEVEAALRKEVDGLPHQVKDPKHEHVLRLDKAKAYECDFCKGQGRFWVFSCDKCDFDLHPSCLD, encoded by the exons ATGGCAGGAGGTGAGAATCAAGCAGAGTATGTCAATGGCAGCAGCATCACCTCATCAATTTTAGCAGCAGAAGGGGTTGAGTTCCTTGAATCATCTGAAGGCAAG GTTCCCCTGTCATCACTTGATCAAAAGACAATCTGCCTCTTCTTCTCAGCTAATTGGTGTAGACCTTGTAGAGCTTTCATTCCCCAATTGGTGAAACTCTATAACACACTAAGAAACACAGATAGAAATCTGGAGATCATTTTTGTCTCCTTTGATAGGGATGAGAATGGATTTAGAGAACACTCCAAGTTGATGCCATGGTTAGCAGTCCCTTTCGACATTAATATATGTAGACGATTACGCAATCACTACCATGTTGTCCGTATACCTTCTCTAATTCCATTGTATTCAAATGGAGAACCTGTTGAAGGAGATGCAGTGCAGTTGATTGAAGATTACGGTATCGATGCTTTTccattcagaagagaaagaagagaagaattgatggctatgGACAAGATGAAGCGTCAAGGGGGGAAACTAGATGATCTATTAGTAAATGGATCACGCGATTACGTTGTTTCTGGGGATGGTAGAAAG GTACTAGTTTCTGAACTTGTTGGTAAAACAATTGGACTCTACTTTGGGGCTCATTGGTGTCCCCCATGTCGCGCTTTTACCATTCAACTTAAAGAGGCATACAATGAGCTCAAGATCAGCCAAAACAGAACATTTGAAATCATTTTCATCTCTACAGACAGAGACCAAGAAGAATTCAATCTCCATATTACAAGCATGCCATGGTTAGCAATCCCTTATAATGACAAGACCCAACAAGACCTCTGTAGGATCTTTGACATCAAGGGAATTCCAGCTTTGGTTCTTTTAGGACCTGATGGTAAGACCCTTAGCACAAATGGAAGAGCTTTGATCTCTTCCTATGGTGCAAAAGCCTTCCCTTTCACTGAATCAAGGAGAGTTGAGGTGGAAGCAGCCTTAAGGAAGGAAGTTGATGGATTACCCCATCAAGTGAAGGACCCAAAACATGAACATGTTCTCAGGTTGGATAAAGCCAAAGCTTATGAATGTGATTTCTGCAAAGGCCAAGgaaggttttgggttttctcttGTGACAAGTGTGACTTCGACCTTCATCCGTCGTGCTTAGATTAA